From a region of the Hippopotamus amphibius kiboko isolate mHipAmp2 chromosome 3, mHipAmp2.hap2, whole genome shotgun sequence genome:
- the LOC130849336 gene encoding UDP-glucuronosyltransferase 2B18-like isoform X2 codes for MSVKWLSLLLLLQLTCYFSSGSCGKVLVWPVEYSHWLNMKTILDELATRGHEVTVLTSSASILIDSNKPSAIKYETFPTSLTKDDFENFIQYFIEKGKNMAKDSLWTFFSTLKSLFWEYSDICLKNCKDVVSNKKLMTKLHKSKFDVVLADAIGPCGRPTTLSETMGKAEKWLIRTYWDFEFPYPLLPNFEFVGGLHCKPAKPLPKEMEEFVQSSGENGIVVFTLGSMVSNMTEERANVIASALAQIPQKVLWRYDGKKPDTLGPNTRLYEWIPQNDLLGHPKTKAFITHGGTNGIYEAIYHGIPMVGIPLFADQPDNIAHVKAKGAAVRLDFQTLSTTDLLSALKQVINNPSYKEKAVWLSTIQHDQPMKPLDRAVFWIEFVMRHKGAKHLRPAVHDLTWFQYHSLDVIGFLLACVATAVFVLTKCCLFCCQKFAKIGKKGKRE; via the exons ATGTCTGTGAAATGGCTCTCACTTCTCCTGCTGCTACAGCTGACTTGCTACTTTAGCTCTGGGAGTTGCGGGAAGGTGCTGGTGTGGCCAGTGGAATACAGCCATTGGCTGAATATGAAGACAATTCTGGATGAACTTGCCACAAGAGGTCATGAGGTGACTGTTCTAACATCTTCAGCTTCCATTCTTATTGATTCCAACAAACCATCTGCTATCAAATATGAGACTTTCCCTACATCTTTAACTAAAGATGATTTTGAGAATTTTAtccaatattttattgagaaagggaaaaatatggCAAAAGATTCACTTTGGACATTTTTTTCAACTCTGAAAAGTTTATTTTGGGAATATTCTGATATTTGTCTGAAGAACTGTAAAGATGTTGTTTCAAACAAGAAACTTATGACAAAGCTACATAAATCAAAGTTTGATGTCGTTCTTGCGGATGCCATTGGACCCTGTG GAAGACCCACTACATTATCAGAGACAATGGGGAAAGCTGAAAAGTGGCTCATTCGAACCTATTGGGATTTTGAATTTCCTTACCCACTGCTACCAAATTTTGAATTTGTTGGAGGCCTCCACTGCAAACCTGCCAAACCCCTGCCTAAG GAAATGGAAGAGTTTGTGCAGAGCTCTGGAGAAAATGGTATTGTGGTGTTTACTTTGGGGTCAATGGTCAGTAACATGACAGAAGAAAGAGCCAATGTGATTGCATCAGCCCTTGCCCAGATTCCACAAAAG GTTCTATGGAGATATGATGGCAAGAAACCAGATACCTTAGGACCCAATACTCGGCTGTATGAGTGGATCCCCCAGAACGACCTTCTTG GTCATCCAAAAACCAAAGCTTTTATAACTCATGGTGGAACCAATGGCATTTATGAGGCCATCTACCACGGGATCCCTATGGTGGGCATTCCTTTGTTTGCTGATCAACCTGATAACATTGCTCATGTAAAGGCCAAGGGAGCAGCTGTCAGATTGGACTTCCAAACATTGTCAACAACAGATTTGCTCAGTGCATTAAAGCAAGTCATTAATAATCCTTC ATACAAAGAGAAGGCAGTGTGGTTATCAACCATTCAACATGATCAGCCTATGAAGCCCCTGGACCGAGCAGTCTTCTGGATCGAGTTTGTCATGCGCCACAAAGGAGCCAAGCACCTGCGGCCAGCCGTCCACGACCTCACCTGGTTCCAGTACCACTCTCTGGATGTGATTGGGTTCCTGCTAGCATGTGTGGCAACTGCTGTGTTTGTCCTCACAAAATGTTGTCTGTTTTGTTGCCAGAAGTTTGCTAAAataggaaagaaggggaaaagggagtAG
- the LOC130849336 gene encoding UDP-glucuronosyltransferase 2B31-like isoform X1, with protein sequence MSVKWLSLLLLLQLTCYFSSGSCGKVLVWPVEYSHWLNMKTILDELATRGHEVTVLTSSASILIDSNKPSAIKYETFPTSLTKDDFENFIQYFIEKGKNMAKDSLWTFFSTLKSLFWEYSDICLKNCKDVVSNKKLMTKLHKSKFDVVLADAIGPCGELLAELLKVPLVYSLRFSPGYSVEKLSGRLTLPPSYVPVILSELSDHMTFMERVKNMIYVLYFDFWFQTFNEKKWNQFYSKVLGRPTTLSETMGKAEKWLIRTYWDFEFPYPLLPNFEFVGGLHCKPAKPLPKEMEEFVQSSGENGIVVFTLGSMVSNMTEERANVIASALAQIPQKVLWRYDGKKPDTLGPNTRLYEWIPQNDLLGHPKTKAFITHGGTNGIYEAIYHGIPMVGIPLFADQPDNIAHVKAKGAAVRLDFQTLSTTDLLSALKQVINNPSYKEKAVWLSTIQHDQPMKPLDRAVFWIEFVMRHKGAKHLRPAVHDLTWFQYHSLDVIGFLLACVATAVFVLTKCCLFCCQKFAKIGKKGKRE encoded by the exons ATGTCTGTGAAATGGCTCTCACTTCTCCTGCTGCTACAGCTGACTTGCTACTTTAGCTCTGGGAGTTGCGGGAAGGTGCTGGTGTGGCCAGTGGAATACAGCCATTGGCTGAATATGAAGACAATTCTGGATGAACTTGCCACAAGAGGTCATGAGGTGACTGTTCTAACATCTTCAGCTTCCATTCTTATTGATTCCAACAAACCATCTGCTATCAAATATGAGACTTTCCCTACATCTTTAACTAAAGATGATTTTGAGAATTTTAtccaatattttattgagaaagggaaaaatatggCAAAAGATTCACTTTGGACATTTTTTTCAACTCTGAAAAGTTTATTTTGGGAATATTCTGATATTTGTCTGAAGAACTGTAAAGATGTTGTTTCAAACAAGAAACTTATGACAAAGCTACATAAATCAAAGTTTGATGTCGTTCTTGCGGATGCCATTGGACCCTGTGGTGAGCTGTTGGCTGAATTACTTAAAGTACCTTTAGTGTACAGTCTCCGCTTCTCTCCTGGCTATTCAGTTGAAAAGCTTAGTGGAAGACTTACACTCCCACCATCCTATGTACCTGTTATACTTTCAGAATTAAGTGATCACATGACATTCATGGAGAGGGTTAAAAATATGATATATGTACTTTATTTTGACTTTTGGTTCCAAACATTTAATGAGAAGAAGTGGAATCAGTTTTACAGCAAAGTACTAG GAAGACCCACTACATTATCAGAGACAATGGGGAAAGCTGAAAAGTGGCTCATTCGAACCTATTGGGATTTTGAATTTCCTTACCCACTGCTACCAAATTTTGAATTTGTTGGAGGCCTCCACTGCAAACCTGCCAAACCCCTGCCTAAG GAAATGGAAGAGTTTGTGCAGAGCTCTGGAGAAAATGGTATTGTGGTGTTTACTTTGGGGTCAATGGTCAGTAACATGACAGAAGAAAGAGCCAATGTGATTGCATCAGCCCTTGCCCAGATTCCACAAAAG GTTCTATGGAGATATGATGGCAAGAAACCAGATACCTTAGGACCCAATACTCGGCTGTATGAGTGGATCCCCCAGAACGACCTTCTTG GTCATCCAAAAACCAAAGCTTTTATAACTCATGGTGGAACCAATGGCATTTATGAGGCCATCTACCACGGGATCCCTATGGTGGGCATTCCTTTGTTTGCTGATCAACCTGATAACATTGCTCATGTAAAGGCCAAGGGAGCAGCTGTCAGATTGGACTTCCAAACATTGTCAACAACAGATTTGCTCAGTGCATTAAAGCAAGTCATTAATAATCCTTC ATACAAAGAGAAGGCAGTGTGGTTATCAACCATTCAACATGATCAGCCTATGAAGCCCCTGGACCGAGCAGTCTTCTGGATCGAGTTTGTCATGCGCCACAAAGGAGCCAAGCACCTGCGGCCAGCCGTCCACGACCTCACCTGGTTCCAGTACCACTCTCTGGATGTGATTGGGTTCCTGCTAGCATGTGTGGCAACTGCTGTGTTTGTCCTCACAAAATGTTGTCTGTTTTGTTGCCAGAAGTTTGCTAAAataggaaagaaggggaaaagggagtAG